A region of Beijerinckia sp. 28-YEA-48 DNA encodes the following proteins:
- a CDS encoding tripartite tricarboxylate transporter substrate binding protein: MTIVRVLLGMLVLGQVLGHASVMAQTYPSRSIQIIVPFPAGGLADVLTRTVGEELSKVLGQPVIAENKPGAGGNVGANLVAKATPDGYTLMMTSAGILSANQFLYKDMSFDPETAFAPISLVADMPMLVLVHKKTDIKTLQELLAAARSKPRGLNFGSAGVGTTGHLGLALLMHVSRVEVSHVPYRGAAPAVNDLVAGHVDGVVDNPPILMDHIQAGTVTPLAVAAKKRLAQLPNVPTSVEAGLPDWQISSWFGFAAPAGTSADIVKKLQGAVAHALQQPNIKKFFNDSAMVPVGNTPEEFAKYIGEERVKWRDVISEAKIQAN; this comes from the coding sequence ATGACCATCGTTCGTGTTCTGCTGGGCATGCTCGTTCTTGGCCAGGTTCTGGGCCACGCGTCTGTCATGGCGCAAACCTATCCGTCCCGTTCCATCCAAATCATCGTTCCTTTTCCTGCTGGAGGCCTGGCCGACGTCTTGACGCGGACGGTCGGCGAAGAGCTGTCGAAAGTTCTTGGCCAACCTGTGATCGCCGAGAACAAGCCGGGTGCCGGCGGCAATGTCGGCGCGAACCTGGTCGCGAAGGCCACGCCGGACGGCTATACGCTGATGATGACATCGGCCGGCATTCTGAGTGCCAACCAGTTCCTGTACAAGGATATGTCCTTCGATCCTGAGACGGCATTCGCGCCGATCTCCCTTGTCGCTGATATGCCGATGCTGGTCCTCGTCCACAAGAAGACCGACATTAAGACGCTTCAGGAACTCTTGGCCGCCGCCCGATCGAAGCCGCGCGGCTTGAATTTCGGCTCGGCCGGCGTGGGGACGACAGGACATCTCGGCCTAGCTCTGCTTATGCACGTGAGCCGTGTGGAGGTGAGCCATGTTCCTTATCGAGGCGCGGCTCCGGCGGTGAATGATCTGGTTGCCGGCCATGTCGACGGTGTCGTCGATAACCCTCCGATCTTGATGGATCACATTCAGGCGGGTACCGTCACCCCGCTCGCGGTCGCCGCGAAAAAGCGGCTGGCTCAGCTTCCCAATGTGCCGACGTCTGTTGAAGCTGGCTTGCCCGACTGGCAAATCTCGTCCTGGTTCGGTTTCGCCGCACCGGCGGGCACATCCGCGGACATCGTCAAAAAGCTGCAGGGCGCGGTCGCGCACGCGCTGCAGCAGCCCAACATCAAGAAATTTTTTAACGACAGCGCAATGGTGCCGGTCGGCAATACGCCGGAAGAGTTTGCAAAATATATCGGTGAAGAGCGGGTGAAATGGCGTGACGTCATCAGCGAAGCCAAGATTCAAGCCAACTGA
- a CDS encoding tripartite tricarboxylate transporter substrate binding protein, whose translation MRLTTFAALFMAALTATPGVAQDNYPNRLIYLIIPQAAGSASDNGGRLLAQVLSQDLGQQVIVDNRPGAAFAIGLDHVAKSAPDGYTLGIGPIGALAMTPHVVPKQPYDVQRDFTPIALTTRGQMLLAVSPKLPINSVRDLVAYAKANPGKLSNASSGNGSPGHVGGELFKMMAGTNIVHVPYRGGNMAINDLIAGHVEVIFESLQSIGPFVNEGKIKALAVTGDHRSPSFPDLPTVAEAGVPGYVAETWTGLIGPANMPRPIVDKLNAAVNRAMTSQAFKDKFAKFGDEPGGGTPEDLANAIKNDFAKWGDLLKQTGVKFE comes from the coding sequence ATGCGCCTGACGACCTTTGCCGCTTTATTCATGGCCGCGCTCACCGCAACGCCCGGCGTGGCCCAAGACAATTATCCGAACCGCCTGATCTACCTGATCATCCCGCAGGCGGCCGGCAGCGCCAGCGATAACGGAGGGCGCCTGCTGGCGCAGGTGCTTAGCCAGGATCTCGGTCAGCAGGTGATCGTTGACAATCGCCCCGGCGCCGCCTTCGCCATAGGGCTTGACCATGTCGCCAAGTCTGCGCCCGACGGTTATACGCTGGGCATCGGCCCCATCGGCGCGTTGGCGATGACGCCACATGTGGTGCCCAAGCAGCCTTATGATGTGCAGCGCGATTTCACGCCGATCGCGCTGACGACGCGCGGGCAGATGCTACTCGCCGTCTCGCCGAAACTGCCGATCAATTCGGTGCGGGATCTGGTCGCCTATGCCAAGGCCAATCCAGGCAAGTTGTCGAACGCCTCGTCCGGCAATGGTTCGCCCGGCCATGTCGGTGGCGAGCTCTTCAAGATGATGGCTGGAACGAACATCGTGCACGTGCCGTATCGCGGCGGCAATATGGCAATCAACGATTTGATCGCCGGCCATGTGGAGGTGATCTTCGAGAGCTTGCAATCGATCGGGCCGTTCGTCAACGAAGGTAAGATCAAGGCACTCGCCGTGACCGGCGATCATCGTTCGCCGAGCTTCCCCGATCTGCCGACCGTGGCGGAAGCCGGCGTGCCTGGCTATGTCGCCGAGACCTGGACCGGACTGATTGGTCCGGCGAACATGCCGCGCCCCATCGTCGATAAACTCAACGCCGCGGTGAACCGCGCCATGACTTCCCAGGCCTTCAAAGACAAGTTTGCCAAGTTCGGCGACGAGCCGGGCGGCGGCACGCCGGAGGATCTTGCCAACGCCATCAAGAACGACTTCGCCAAATGGGGCGATCTGCTCAAGCAGACGGGGGTCAAGTTCGAATAG